ATCATAAGATTAAATTTAATCAAAGGGCTACCTATGTATGTACTAATGGTCCAAGATTAGAAAGTCCAAGCGAAATAAAAATGTTTAAATTACTTGGTGCTGATATAGTTGGTATGACATTGATGCCAGAGGCAGTGTTAGCTAGAGAAGCTGAATTGTGTTATGCAAATGTTAGCATTGTAACAAACTATGCAGCTGGTCTATCGGCCAAAAAATTAACAACCTTAGAAGTAAAAGAAAATATGAATAAAAACAAAAGGATTGTTCAGGATGTACTATTTGAATTGGGCAACTATTTAATAGGGGATTTAAAATGCGAGCTTTGCAAAAATGCACTAAAAAATACAAAAGCATAGATTTTAAAAATGTAACAATTTTTAATGATGTTGATTTATCAACTTATTCTACCTATAAAACTGGTGGCGTATCTAAATATTTTGCTACCCCTAAAAATATAAATGAGTTAAGGGATGTTTTAGCCTTTATAAGGGATAATCAATTAGATTATTATTTTATTGGCAGGGGCAGTAATATACTATTTTCTGATAAGTATTTTGATGGGATTATTGTAAACCTTAGAAAGCTTAATAATTGGATATACTTTAATAGGGATATCTATTATATAGGTGCAGGTGTTTTGTTAGATGATTTTATAGGCTTTACAACAATCTTCGGTTTTTCAAAGATTATTTATTTATCTGGTATCCCTGGGACAATTGGTGGGGCTACATATATGAATGCTGGTGCTTATGGTGTTGAAATTGGTGATTTTATTACACATATCACTGTGTTAGATAAATATGGCAGGGTATTTATAGTTGATAATAGTAAAGCTAATTTTTCATATAGAAATGCAGATGGCTTAAAGGATTATATAATCTTATCAGTTGCATTAA
The genomic region above belongs to Deferribacterota bacterium and contains:
- the murB gene encoding UDP-N-acetylmuramate dehydrogenase, whose protein sequence is MRALQKCTKKYKSIDFKNVTIFNDVDLSTYSTYKTGGVSKYFATPKNINELRDVLAFIRDNQLDYYFIGRGSNILFSDKYFDGIIVNLRKLNNWIYFNRDIYYIGAGVLLDDFIGFTTIFGFSKIIYLSGIPGTIGGATYMNAGAYGVEIGDFITHITVLDKYGRVFIVDNSKANFSYRNADGLKDYIILSVALKLSFESSCMNSLKIRDNILTRRASSQPLEYSSCGSVFKRGKDYCAGELIEKCGLKGYKLGGCEVSTKHCNFIVNKRNATSSDIYNLIKFVKKTVKAKFNIELEEEVKLVGF